In Euphorbia lathyris chromosome 10, ddEupLath1.1, whole genome shotgun sequence, a single genomic region encodes these proteins:
- the LOC136208605 gene encoding uncharacterized protein encodes MLRSRVAIAYREEDRVVYIPYRVFVQDREAKALARRKRRLAGTTSVAGADSPVGATPSVEAAFPTIASVSQGPASASEDLPLNRKRKSNADTESSRPRKKNTSVSLTVGGTPISTPSKEKGSTPFHEPIPDISGWWTRTFGKAVSFSCKDIVSSICNVLRRLPSASRVREQVPLPTAMEGIEKRAIEIINFTEGALCRDAERARELESLGTELATQKSLFDDVQGKVKVLEGACQKAISEKEEALKSLQAKSDQLQKAIDDLNSSKEALEMQKRRAKEITAEDGARIYWYGERIHAAYEHGHPDRVLNRPKVPIPEKDLAEKWDKLEAEDADMDEVLLLDWQSFHDSPISREIPNQNVEEGAPQEVSHVEQEVPRSDAVTDLIVGDSLEADHPAGEDEGAAEGEGGNRGKGEETVV; translated from the exons atgctaaggagccgagtagcgattgcctaccgcgaggaaGATCGCGTTgtttatatcccttatcgcgttttcgtACAAG atcgggaagcgAAAGCCTTGGCGAGGAGGAAGAGGCGATTGGcgggaacaacttctgttgcaggggcggattctcctgtgggggcgactccttctgttgaggcggcttTCCCCACAATTGCTTCCGTTTCACAAGGCCCTGCTTCTGCTTCTGAGGACCTTCCCTTAAATAGGAAGCGGAAGAGTAATGCGGATACGGAGTCTTCTCGCCCCAGGAAGAAAAATACCTCCGTATCCTTGACTGTTGGTGGTACACCCATATCCACCCCATCCAAAGAAAAGGGCAGTACTCCATTTCACGAG CCAATTCCTGACAttagcgggtggtggactaggacctttggtaaagccgtgagcttttcctgtaaggacattgtttcttccatatgcaatgtccttaggcgactcccctctgcttctCGCGTGCGCGAACAAGTGCCGCTTCCAACtgccatggaggggattgagaagcgtgcCATAGAG attatcaatttcacgGAGGGTGCCCTCtgcagggatgctgaacgagctagAGAGCTGGAAAGCCTTggcactgaattggcgactcagaagtcgctttttgatgatgtccaaggcaaagtaaaggtccttgaaggtgcttgtcagaaggccatcagcgagaaggaggaagctctcaaatccctccaggctaagtccgatcaGCTTCAGAAGGCCATTGATGATCTGAATTCGTCCAAGGAAgctttggagatgcaaaagaggagggccaaggagatcacagctgaagatggtgctcgtatctattggtatggagagcggattcatgcggcttatgagcatggacatccagatcgtgtacttaatcgccccaaggttcccattcctgaaaaggatttagctgaaaaatgggacaagttggaggccgaggatgccgatatggatgaggtacttctcctagattggcagagttttcatgaCTCTCCAATTAGCCGCGAGATCCCAAATCAGAATGTAGAAGAAGGGGCACCACAAGAAGTTTCTCACGTTGAACAAGAGGTACCTCGCTCtgatgcggttactgatctgattgttggggattcgcttgaagcagatcaccccgctggagaagatgaaggagccgctgaaggcgaagggggcaatagaggcaaaggagaagaaactgtagtataa